A window from Balearica regulorum gibbericeps isolate bBalReg1 chromosome 1, bBalReg1.pri, whole genome shotgun sequence encodes these proteins:
- the SYCP3 gene encoding synaptonemal complex protein 3, translating into MAPSRRKHAGKAGKPEEEDQAIPAYDFQEERKELSGSEEDIREGETPVIDKHGKKRPLVTTHVVPDDVGGEVQNMLERFGADINKALLAKRKRLEMYTKASLKTSNQKIEHVWKTQQEQRQKLNHEFSQQFLTLFQQWDVDVQKAEEQEEKLANMFRQQQKVFQQARIVQSQRLKTIKQLYEQFLKSMEELEKSNENLLAGAQSELRKEMAMLQKKIMMDTQQQEMATVRKSLQSMLF; encoded by the exons ATGGCACCATCAAGAAGAAAGCATGCAGGAAAAGCTGGTAAACCAGAAGAGGAAGATCAAGCCATACCTGCCTATGActttcaggaggaaagaaaagagctgaGTGGATCAGAGGAAGATATTAGAGAAG GTGAAACACCAGTAATAGACaagcatggaaagaaaagacCTTTGGTGACTACTCATGTGGTTCCAGATGATGTGGG GGGCGAAGTACAGAATATGCTGGAAAGATTTGGAG cTGACATTAACAAGGCTCTCTTAGCTAAGAGGAAAAGATTAGAAATGTATACAAAAGCCTCGCTCAAAACTAGTAACCAGAAGATTGAACATGTTTGGAAAACACAGCAGGAGCAAAG GCAGAAGCTCAATCATGAGTTCTCCCAGCAGTTCCTGACTTTATTTCAGCAATGGGATGTAGatgtgcagaaagcagaggagcaggaagaaaaactaGCG AATATGTTTCGTCAGCAACAAAAAGTTTTTCAACAGGCAAGAATAGTTCAAAGTCAGAGACTGAAAACCATTAAGCAACTCTATGAGCAATTCTTAAAG AGCATggaagagctggagaagagcaaTGAAAATCTTCTAGCTGGTGCACAAAGTGAACTTCGCAAAGAAATGGCTATGTTGCAGAAGAAGATTATGATGGACACT CAACAGCAGGAGATGGCAACTGTTCGCAAGTCTCTTCAGTCCATGTTATTCTGA